The Drosophila mauritiana strain mau12 chromosome 2R, ASM438214v1, whole genome shotgun sequence genome has a segment encoding these proteins:
- the LOC117137439 gene encoding uncharacterized protein LOC117137439: MNPCTSSPPQMPRGSGSVENSNLESHGLQLLEMAGKEDYEDLRDLLQSWDVADLLPHLQDEAINVDELQMIKRHHLSELLRNFRFGTRIRFEHHLERWRRWLNVPLQGAQGQGSSHCSGCRCPEIQGQSRCQEQSPLPMEQPSEQDELHKPEDLAKTIPAESLVALSDPREMPVPFPLPLGHPPAEITNDIMMVKQELMPMQQTRTSEAVLVAGSSGGTSGNKEEATAAPDQEVSILGILRSSGMKAQSLLERIGQNDPLDAVQRLLLIQLVCSYYEENQMHLTLQRSHLLEREILQLFPQEQLSYYRTERRGKIYVRFTNMKRSKRLSSSRQELKRRRSELIRAIPTVQGHDPSASVSFAGDQISSPDRSD, encoded by the exons ATGAATCCGTGTACATCATCGCCCCCACAGATGCCACGTGGCTCTGGATCCGTGGAAAACTCAAACCTGGAATCTCACGGCCTGCAACTGCTCGAGATGGCTGGAAAGGAGGACTACGAGGATCTGCGCGACCTTCTGCAGTCGTGGGACGTCGCCGATCTGCTGCCCCACCTGCAAG ATGAAGCCATAAACGTGGACGAGCTGCAAATGATCAAACGTCATCATCTGTCCGAGTTGCTGCGAAACTTTCGCTTTGGAACCCGCATTCGCTTCGAGCATCACTTGGAGCGCTGGCGCCGCTGGCTGAACGTACCGCTCCAGGGTGCCCAGGGCCAGGGGTCGAGTCACTGCTCCGGCTGCCGCTGTCCGGAGATTCAGGGCCAGTCGCGTTGCCAGGAGCAGTCTCCGTTGCCCATGGAACAGCCGTCTGAGCAGGATGAATTGCACAAACCTGAAGATCTGGCAAAGACAATACCAGCAGAATCGCTGGTGGCCCTTAGTGATCCCAGGGAAATGCCAGTTCCGTTTCCATTGCCCTTGGGTCATCCGCCTGCGGAGATAACCAACGACATAATGATGGTCAAACAGGAGCTGATGCCAATGCAGCAGACTAGGACGTCTGAAGCTGTACTGGTGGCTGGGTCTTCAGGAGGAACCTCAGGCAACAAGGAGGAGGCCACTGCCGCTCCTGACCAAGAAGTTAGCATTTTGGGCATTCTGAGATCCTCGGGTATGAAGGCACAGAGCTTGCTGGAGCGTATTGGCCAGAACGACCCGCTGGACGCCGTGCAGCGCCTTTTGCTCATCCAACTGGTGTGCAGCTACTACGAGGAGAACCAGATGCACCTGACCCTGCAGAGGAGTCACTTGTTGGAACGCGAGATACTGCAGCTTTTCCCGCAGGAACAGCTCAGCTACTACCGCACCGAGCGGAGGGGCAAGATCTATGTGAGATTCACCAACATGAAGCGAAGCAAGAGGCTCAGTTCGTCGCGCCAGGAACTCAAACGACGCCGTTCCGAGCTCATAAGAGCGATTCCCACGGTTCAAGGACACGATCCTAGTGCTAGTGTGTCCTTCGCCGGCGACCAAATCTCCAGTCCCGATCGCTCCGATTGA
- the LOC117136699 gene encoding LOW QUALITY PROTEIN: odorant receptor 45b (The sequence of the model RefSeq protein was modified relative to this genomic sequence to represent the inferred CDS: inserted 1 base in 1 codon) — translation MYPRFLSRNYPLAKHLFFVTRYSFGLLGLRFGKEQSWLRLLWLVFNFANLAHCCQAEFVFGWSHLRTSPVDAMDAFCPLACSFTTLFKLGWMWWRRQEVADLMDRIRLLIGEQEKREDSRRKVAQRSYYLMVTRCGMLVFTLGSITTGAFVLRSLWEMWVRRHQEFKFDMPFRMLFHDFAHRMPWFPVFYLYSTWSGQVTVYAFAGTDGFFFGFTLYMAFLLQALRYDIQDALKPIRDPSVRESKXLADIVDRHNEIEKIVKEFSGIMAAPTFVHFVSASLVIATSVIDILLYSGYNIIRYVVYTFTVSSAIFLYCYGGTEMSTESLSLGEAAYSSAWYTWDRETRRRVFLIILRAQRPITVRVPFFAPSLPVFTSVIKFTGSIVALAKTIL, via the exons ATGTATCCGCGATTTCTCAGCCGTAACTATCCGCTGGCCAAGCATCTGTTCTTCGTCACCAGATACTCCTTTGGCCTGCTGGGCCTGAGATTTGGCAAAGAGCAATCGTGGCTTCGCCTCTTGTGGCTGGTGTTCAATTTCGCGAACCTGGCGCACTGCTGCCAGGCGGAGTTCGTCTTCGGCTGGAGTCACTTGCGCACCAGCCCCGTGGACGCCATGGACGCCTTCTGTCCGCTGGCCTGCAGTTTCACCACGCTCTTCAAGCTGGGATGGATGTGGTGGCGTCGCCAGGAAGTAGCTGATCTGATGGACCGCATCCGCTTGCTAATCGGGGAGCAGGAGAAGAGGGAGGACTCCCGTAGAAAGGTGGCTCAGAGGAGCTACTATCTCATGGTCACCAGGTGCGGGATGCTGGTCTTCACCCTGGGCAGCATTACCACTGGAGCCTTCGTCCTGCGTTCCCTTTGGGAAATGTGGGTGCGCCGGCATCAGGAGTTCAAATTCGATATGCCCTTTCGCATGCT GTTCCACGACTTTGCGCATCGCATGCCCTGGTTTCCAGTTTTCTACCTCTACTCCACATGGAGTGGCCAGGTCACTGTGTACGCCTTTGCTGGAACAGATGGCTTCTTCTTTGGCTTTACCCTCTACATGGCCTTCTTGCTGCAGGCCTTAAGATACGATATCCAGGACGCCCTCAAGCCAATAAGAG ATCCCTCGGTAAGGGAATCCA ATCTGGCGGACATCGTGGATCGCCACAATGAGATAGAGAAGATTGTCAAGGAATTTTCGGGAATCATGGCTGCTCCCACTTTTGTTCACTTCGTATCAGCCAGCTTAGTGATAGCCACCAGCGTCATTGATATACTATTG TATTCCGGCTATAACATCATCCGCTATGTGGTGTACACGTTCACGGTTTCCTCGGCCATATTCCTCTATTGCTACGGAGGCACAGAAATGTCAACTGAG AGCCTTTCCTTGGGAGAAGCGGCCTACAGCAGTGCCTGGTACACTTGGGATCGAGAGACCCGCAGGCGGGTCTTCCTCATTATCCTGCGTGCTCAACGACCCATTACGGTGAGGGTGCCCTTTTTTGCACCTTCGTTACCAGTCTTCACATCG GTCATCAAGTTTACAGGTTCGATTGTGGCACTGGCTAAGACTATACTGTGA
- the LOC117137893 gene encoding membrane-bound alkaline phosphatase — protein MARRFILLLVLAVCLSGSASGQRDHPRGRSFDAESHPIKHAEEQQTQYWVDKAQAKLLSKLAEQQSATTNKAKNVILFLGDGMSVHTVTATRNLLGDSAEQVYFEGFPYTGLSKTYCVNRQVADSACTATAYLGGVKANYGTIGVNANVSRYSCDGAANEEDQVHSIAQWAQAAGKDAGLVTTARVTHASPAGVYAHIADRNWENDWEVANRECDPEQTIDIARQLVEQPVGQQLKVILGGGRKNFIDATVNDEEGYPGQRTDGRHLIRSWLDQKKEANVSAKYVWSRKGLSLVDLENTDYLLGLFANDHLPYNGDRDRKRSQLADPSLSELTEAAIKVLSRNDKGFFLFVEGARIDMAHHDTFARRSLEDTAELARAVQKARELTSEDDTLIVVTADHAHVMSINGYPYRDQEITGLAQLADDNLPYTILSYANGPGYYSGYNRAEGRALLKEKLVADSDYQYPTLAPLDAETHGGDDVAVYASGPYAQYFSGNYEQSNIPALMARAAGIGPYA, from the exons ATGGCCAGGAGATTCATTCTGTTGCTCGTCTTAGCTGTCTGCCTGAGCGGAAGTGCCAGCGGACAAAGAG ACCATCCTCGTGGGCGTTCCTTTGATGCCGAATCGCATCCCATCAAGCATGCAGAGGAGCAGCAGACCCAGTACTGGGTGGATAAGGCCCAGGCGAAGCTGTTATCGAAGCTGGCCGAGCAGCAGTCCGCGACCACAAACAAGGCCAAGAACGTGATTCTGTTCCTGGGCGATGGAATGTCCGTTCACACGGTCACGGCCACCCGGAATCTGCTGGGCGACAGTGCGGAGCAGGTGTACTTCGAGGGATTTCCCTACACTGGCTTGTCCAAGACCTACTGCGTGAACCGCCAGGTGGCCGATTCCGCCTGCACGGCCACCGCCTATTTGGGCGGTGTGAAGGCGAACTATGGAACCATTGGCGTGAACGCCAATGTGTCCAGATACAGCTGTGATGGCGCCGCAAACGAGGAGGATCAGGTGCACAGCATCGCGCAGTGGGCACAGGCGGCTGGCAAGGATGCAGGTCTGGTGACTACAGCCCGGGTGACTCATGCATCACCGGCTGGCGTTTATGCCCACATCGCAGATCGCAATTGGGAGAACGACTGGGAGGTGGCCAACAGGGAGTGCGATCCCGAGCAGACCATCGATATTGCTCGCCAGCTCGTGGAGCAGCCTGTGGGTCAGCAGCTGAAGGTAATCCTTGGAGGCGGTCGCAAGAACTTCATTGACGCAACGGTGAACGATGAGGAGGGATATCCCGGGCAGCGTACCGACGGTCGCCACTTAATCCGCAGTTGGTTGGATCAGAAGAAGGAGGCCAATGTCTCAGCCAAATACGTGTGGAGTCGCAAGGGACTCAGTCTGGTGGATCTCGAGAATACGGACTACCTTTTGGGTCTCTTTGCCAATGACCATCTGCCGTACAACGGTGATCGGGACAGGAAACGTAGTCAGTTGGCGGATCCATCGCTGAGTGAGCTCACAGAGGCTGCCATCAAGGTGTTGAGCCGCAATGACAAGGGATTCTTCCTCTTCGTCGAGGGTGCTCGTATCGACATGGCTCACCACGATACCTTCGCCAGGAGATCCCTCGAGGATACCGCTGAGTTGGCGCGGGCCGTCCAGAAGGCCCGGGAGCTTACCTCCGAGGATGACACACTGATCGTGGTGACCGCTGATCATGCTCATGTTATGTCCATCAATGGTTATCCT TATCGTGACCAGGAGATCACCGGATTGGCACAGCTGGCGGATGATAATCTGCCCTATACGATTTTGTCCTATGCCAATGGACCCGGCTACTACTCCGGCTACAATCGTGCTGAGGGACGTGCCCTCCTAAAGGAGAAGTTGGTGGCGGACTCAGACTATCAGTATCCCACGCTGGCGCCCTTGGACGCGGAAACCCACGGAGGAGACGATGTGGCGGTGTACGCCTCGGGACCCTATGCCCAGTACTTCAGCGGCAACTACGAGCAGAGCAATATTCCGGCGCTGATGGCCAGAGCAGCGGGTATCGGTCCCTATGCCTAG